The following coding sequences lie in one Xylocopa sonorina isolate GNS202 chromosome 7, iyXylSono1_principal, whole genome shotgun sequence genomic window:
- the Dap160 gene encoding dynamin associated protein 160 isoform X11: protein MATPQTPGMDPWVIQPRERARYREQFDSLKPINGVVTGEQAKEFLLKSQLPPVILGQIWALSDTDADGKMDINEFSIACKLINLKLRGFEIPKALPPTLVQSLKSLSASDSNLTSLTNGAANTQPQSNVASLVNLSGSSPVPVQPLIGGMPMTGSVPRPLIGPPPANGPLPGHAIRPVSPMTLPASRQSRQNVAATTHATTHTASKPPARPAPPSVGIVPSTSTTTTTTITTTPSGGPPQRPAPPTSIGANFSPATSGPPPKPAPPSFPNSPVAAGISPVKVAPVSATAVPSVQPVQPMTTSAIDILDLEFSGMSVVAPIVPLNTNPTPIAAFGMGQTMPMQPLCTGMVASVTGASTMVPSIAPMPAGTGAVSTPPVVGLPLVSATATSGALVNGVIAQTPVSTSTPLSTTARPPSIDRVGSVDSQHSQHSVGSPQSVEWAVPHQTKLKYTQLFNTWDRTRSGFLSGPQARNIMVQSQLPQQVLAQIWALADLDSDGRLSCDEFVLAMHLCDIAKTGEKIPTALPIELIPPAFRRQRQSSLTLSQTGTENVDPSAGMPQTSFEDKRKENFEKGQAELERRRKALLEIQRKEQEERERKEREEAEKQEKIRLEQERRRQAEIEKQIQRQKEIEQEKEEQRKRVQEQREAARKEMERQRQLEWEKQKSKELQAQRQKEQDILLKLKARNQTLTIELGTLNDKVKELSQKICDTRVGVSGVKTTIDGMRSTRDAQLQEMAALKNKLREQNQRLLALSQEKARIEAKNKLNTAMESAGQEAIKMAFDNKQITLKQMKDKIADLQQQIDAKMADIENNNGQLQDIKTQMENLVTDCKNLYVTFEDKKLKVLELRASGGTVAGTDYTSAWGDSAWNEAPATINESAWPVSDTTTANAVEETTPGVMKYRALYEFVARNQDEISFQPGDIILVPPVQNAEPGWMAGEIRGHTGWFPESYVEPVDVGNANDNAFIQQDSVEKRTLEGIAEVPENVSDAGSLGDEPPPVVPIVPTLGLGVTCDLQVTTLYHYRPTMEQHLPFEKGDIIKVDEQQGDWWYGTSTNGAKGWFPKSYVKEITANQTAIVDGLNEYYVALYPYTSAEAGDLTFNQGEVILVTKKEGDWWTGTIGDRNGIFPANYVEKCDGPDQGISVTTNEPETVTTVTTIADTIMSNHETAATVAQTILQTEKTAEQIEDERAAAEDRAELPDFTAMAAQQRGRKPEIVQVIAPYQATSSEQLDLQKGQLIMIRKKTDSGWWEGELQARGKKRQIGWFPASYVKPLTSSSNRSTPVSHGYQDSPTDPNVERVMALYPYQAQNEDELSFEKGDVITVIAKDEQQWWKGELNGVSGVFPSNYVSPMSNEMTTDLLMAGLDPMERKRQGYILELISTEQAYIEDMRLVHEVFEKPLIESLVLSMDEVDKIFVNWRDIIACNDNFLRTLRIRRDNSEGGIVRMIGDILCENIPRMSAYIRFCSCQISAALYLQRLTETVPEFVKVAHTCQQDPRTKGMPLSSFLIKPMQRITKYPLIINKILEHTPVTHPDRQYLQEALAKAEEFCTQVHESFFILVYFIRRKAERNLLVFLRTIFYCSPNQRLPRSFFPADNNFHLRETNTRSSRCIESRYS, encoded by the exons ATGGCCACCCCTCAAACTCCAG GTATGGATCCTTGGGTAATTCAACCCAGGGAACGTGCGAGATACAGAGAGCAATTTGATTCTCTGAAACCAATCAATGGCGTTGTTACTGGGGAGCAAGCGAAAGAATTTTTACTTAAATCTCAACTTCCACCTGTCATTCTTGGACAAATATG GGCTTTATCGGATACAGATGCAGATGGAAAGATGGACATAAATGAATTTAGTATTGCATGTAAACTAATCAATTTAAAGTTACGTGGTTTCGAGATTCCTAAAGCTTTGCCACCGACTTTAGTGCAGAGTTTAAAGTCACTTTCTGCCA GCGATAGTAATCTTACAAGCTTAACAAACGGAGCTGCAAATACTCAACCTCAGAGTAATGTTGCTTCCTTAGTAAATTTATCTGGTTCGTCACCAGTTCCAGTGCAACCTTTAATTGGTGGAATGCCTATGACTGGATCTGTTCCACGTCCTCTTATAGGTCCTCCACCTGCAAATGGACCACTACCAGGACATGCTATTAGACCTGTTTCACCAATGACTTTACCAG CATCACGACAAAGTAGACAGAATGTGGCTGCCACTACACATGCCACAACTCACACAGCATCAAAGCCACCCGCTCGACCTGCACCACCCTCTGTGG GAATCGTGCCTTCTACAAGTACTACCACTACCACTACCATTACCACTACTCCTAGTGGTGGTCCTCCTCAAAGACCTGCACCACCCACAAGTATTG GAGCAAATTTTTCACCGGCAACCAGTGGTCCACCGCCAAAACCAGCACCGCCTTCTTTTCCCAATAGTCCTGTTGCTGCTGGAATTTCACCAGTGAAAGTTGCACCTGTTTCTGCCACGGCTGTTCCTTCAGTTCAGCCTGTTCAACCAATGACTACATCTGCCATAG ATATACTTGATCTTGAGTTTTCAG GTATGTCTGTGGTAGCACCAATTGTACCATTAAATACAAATCCAACGCCAATTGCTGCGTTTGGTATGGGACAAACAATGCCTATGCAACCATTGTGTACTGGTATGGTTGCTTCGGTAACAGGTGCTTCTACTATGGTACCATCTATTGCACCTATGCCTGCTG GAACTGGGGCAGTATCAACTCCACCAGTAGTAGGTTTACCTTTAGTGTCAGCAACTGCAACAAGTGGTGCTTTAGTAAATGGCGTGATTGCTCAAACACCTGTATCCACAAGCACGCCGTTAAGTACAACAGCGCGTCCACCAAGTATAGATAGGGTGGGCTCGGTTGATTCGCAACATAGTCAGCATTCAGTAGGTTCTCCACAATCTGTAGAATGGGCTGTGCCTCATCAGACAAAATTGAAATATACTCAATTGTTCAATACCTGGGATAGGACACGGTCCGGGTTTCTGTCCGGTCCCCAGGCTAGAAATATTATGGTGCAGTCACAGTTACCACAACAAGTATTGGCTCAGATATG GGCGTTAGCGGATTTGGATTCCGATGGTCGTTTGAGCTGTGACGAATTTGTATTGGCGATGCATTTATGTGACATAGCTAAAACTGGCGAGAAGATACCTACTGCGCTTCCAATTGAACTTATTCCACCAGCTTTCAGACGTCAACGACAGAGTAGTTTAACGCTTTCTCAAACTGGTACGGAAAATGTAGATCCATCAGCTGGTATGCCTCAG ACTTCCTTTGAAGACAAGCGTAAAGAGAACTTTGAAAAGGGGCAAGCGGAATTGGAGCGGAGACGCAAGGCTTTATTAGAAATTCAACGTAAGGAGCAAGAAGAACGTGAacgaaaagaaagagaagaggCGGAGAAACAAGAAAAAATTAG GTTGGAGCAAGAAAGACGCAGACAAGCAGAAATTGAGAAACAAATACAAAGGCAAAAAGAGATTGAACAGGAGAAAGAAGAACAACGAAAGCGCGTTCAGGAACAAAGAGAAGCGGCACGAAA AGAAATGGAAAGGCAACGGCAATTAGAATGGGAAAAACAAAAGTCAAAGGAACTTCAGGCTCAGAGGCAAAAGGAACAGGATATTTTACTTAAATTAAAAGCAAGAAATCAAACATTAACGATTGAATTAGGAACTCTT AACGACAAGGTGAAGGAATTATCACAAAAAATTTGTGACACTCGAGTGGGTGTATCTGGAGTAAAAACAACGATTGATGGAATGCGATCTACGCGTGATGCACAATTACAAGAAATGGCTGCGTTAAAGAACAAACTTCGAGAACAAAACCAAAGATTACTGGCGTTGAGCCAAGAAAAAGCTCGCATCGAAGCAAAGAATAAGCTAAATACAGCTATGGAATCAGCTGGCCAAGAAGCTATAAAAATGGCGTTCGATAATAAGCAAATTACATTGAAACAAATGAAGGATAAAATTGCTGATTTACAACAACAG ATTGATGCTAAGATGGCTGATATAGAAAACAATAATGGTCAACTCCAAGATATTAAAACTCAGATGGAAAATTTAGTGACCGATTGCAAGAATCTTTATGTGACCTTCGAGGATAAAAAATTAAAGGTCTTGGAACTTCGAGCAAGTGGTGGTACTGTTGCTGGTACAGATTACACTTCTGCATGGGGCGACAGTGCGTGGAATGAGGCTCCAGCAACGATTAACGAGTCTGCTTGGCCTGTCAGTGATACTACCACAGCTAACGCTGTAGAAGAAACCACTCCGGGAGTCATGAAATACAGAGCCTTATATGAATTTGTAGCTAGAAatcaagatgagatatcgtTTCAACCAGGCGATATTATCTTG GTACCACCCGTCCAAAACGCAGAACCAGGATGGATGGCTGGCGAAATTCGCGGTCACACTGGTTGGTTCCCCGAATCTTATGTAGAACCAGTGGATGTTGGAAACGCGAATGATAATGCTTTTATACAACAGGACAGCGTGGAGAAGAGAACGTTAGA GGGAATTGCTGAGGTTCCTGAAAATGTATCTGACGCAGGATCGCTGGGTGATGAACCGCCTCCTGTCGTACCTATCGTACCCACCCTTGGGTTAGGTGTAACTTGTGATTTACAAGTAACAACTTTGTACCATTATCGTCCTACGATGGAGCAACACCTTCCTTTCGAAAAGGGTGATATTATTAAAGTCGATGAGCAACAA GGTGATTGGTGGTACGGCACGTCCACCAATGGAGCCAAGGGTTGGTTTCCCAAATCTTATGTAAAAGAAATTACTGCCAATCAAACCGCAATTGTCGATGGTCTCAACGAATACTATGTAGCTTTGTATCCGTATACCTCTGCCGAAGCTGGAGACTTAACTTTTAATCAAGGCGAAGTTATATTAGTCACGAAGAAGGAGGGCGATTGGTGGACGGGTACTATAGGAGATAGGAACGGAATTTTCCCTGCCAATTATGTAGAGAAATGTGATGGTCCAGATCAG GGTATCTCTGTAACTACTAACGAGCCTGAAACAGTCACAACTGTTACAACGATTGCGGATACAATCATGAGTAATCATGAAACAGCTGCCACAGTTGCCCAGACTATCTTG CAAACAGAGAAAACTGCTGAACAGATCGAAGATGAAAGAGCAGCCGCGGAGGATAGAGCAGAATTGCCAGATTTTACCGCAATGGCTGCCCAGCAG AGAGGTAGAAAACCTGAAATCGTACAAGTTATCGCACCTTATCAAGCCACTAGTTCTGAGCAACTAGATTTACAAAAGGGTCAATTGATAATGATACGCAAGAAAACGGACAGTGGATGGTGGGAAGGAGAGTTACAG GCACGTGGTAAAAAAAGGCAAATCGGTTGGTTCCCAGCGTCTTATGTTAAACCTTTAACTAGTAGTAGCAACCGAAGTACACCTGTTTCTCATGGATATCAAGACTCTCCGACAGATCCAAATGTTG AGCGCGTTATGGCATTATATCCGTATCAAGCCCAGAACGAGGATGAATTAAGCTTCGAAAAAGGTGACGTTATAACGGTAATCGCAAAAGACGAACAACAGTGGTGGAAAGGCGAATTAAATGGAGTGTCAGGCGTTTTCCCCAGTAATTATGTATCTCCCATGT CTAATGAGATGACAACTGATTTACTGATGGCTGGATTGGATCCTATGGAAAGGAAACGGCAAGGATACATCTTAGAGCTTATTTCAACTGAACAAGCATACATAGAAGATATGAGACTTGTTCATGAG GTATTCGAGAAGCCTCTTATTGAAAGTCTAGTATTATCCATGGACGAAGTGgacaaaatatttgttaattGGAGAGATATTATTGCGTGCAACGACAATTTTTTAAG AACATTACGAATACGACGAGATAATAGCGAGGGAGGAATTGTAAGAATGATCGGAGATATCCTATGTGAAAAT ATACCTAGAATGTCAGCGTACATAAGATTCTGCAGCTGCCAGATATCCGCCGCTCTTTACCTTCAGCGTTTAACCGAGACTGTACCTGAATTTGTTAAAGTTGCTCATACTTGTCAACAAGATCCACGCACGAAAGGGATGCCTTTGAGCTCTTTCCTGATAAAACCAATGCAAAGGATAACGAAGTATCCTCTTATTATTAACAAA ATTTTAGAACATACTCCGGTTACTCATCCGGACAGACAAtatcttcaagaagcattggctAAAGCTGAAGAATTTTGTACTCAG GTCCACGAAAGCTTCTTCATTTTGGTATACTTCATAAG GCGAAAAGCGGAAAGGAACTTGTTGGTTTTCTTACGAACGATTTTTTATTGTTCGCCCAACCAACGGTTACCAAGAAGTTTTTTTCCAGCGGACAACAATTTTCATTTGAGAGAAACGAACACCAGAAGTTCAAGATGTATAGAAAG CCGATATTCTTAA
- the Dap160 gene encoding dynamin associated protein 160 isoform X3, with translation MATPQTPGMDPWVIQPRERARYREQFDSLKPINGVVTGEQAKEFLLKSQLPPVILGQIWALSDTDADGKMDINEFSIACKLINLKLRGFEIPKALPPTLVQSLKSLSASDSNLTSLTNGAANTQPQSNVASLVNLSGSSPVPVQPLIGGMPMTGSVPRPLIGPPPANGPLPGHAIRPVSPMTLPASRQSRQNVAATTHATTHTASKPPARPAPPSVGIVPSTSTTTTTTITTTPSGGPPQRPAPPTSIGANFSPATSGPPPKPAPPSFPNSPVAAGISPVKVAPVSATAVPSVQPVQPMTTSAIDILDLEFSGMSVVAPIVPLNTNPTPIAAFGMGQTMPMQPLCTGMVASVTGASTMVPSIAPMPAGTGAVSTPPVVGLPLVSATATSGALVNGVIAQTPVSTSTPLSTTARPPSIDRVGSVDSQHSQHSVGSPQSVEWAVPHQTKLKYTQLFNTWDRTRSGFLSGPQARNIMVQSQLPQQVLAQIWALADLDSDGRLSCDEFVLAMHLCDIAKTGEKIPTALPIELIPPAFRRQRQSSLTLSQTGTENVDPSAGMPQTSFEDKRKENFEKGQAELERRRKALLEIQRKEQEERERKEREEAEKQEKIRLEQERRRQAEIEKQIQRQKEIEQEKEEQRKRVQEQREAARKEMERQRQLEWEKQKSKELQAQRQKEQDILLKLKARNQTLTIELGTLNDKVKELSQKICDTRVGVSGVKTTIDGMRSTRDAQLQEMAALKNKLREQNQRLLALSQEKARIEAKNKLNTAMESAGQEAIKMAFDNKQITLKQMKDKIADLQQQIDAKMADIENNNGQLQDIKTQMENLVTDCKNLYVTFEDKKLKVLELRASGGTVAGTDYTSAWGDSAWNEAPATINESAWPVSDTTTANAVEETTPGVMKYRALYEFVARNQDEISFQPGDIILVPPVQNAEPGWMAGEIRGHTGWFPESYVEPVDVGNANDNAFIQQDSVEKRTGIAEVPENVSDAGSLGDEPPPVVPIVPTLGLGVTCDLQVTTLYHYRPTMEQHLPFEKGDIIKVDEQQGDWWYGTSTNGAKGWFPKSYVKEITANQTAIVDGLNEYYVALYPYTSAEAGDLTFNQGEVILVTKKEGDWWTGTIGDRNGIFPANYVEKCDGPDQGISVTTNEPETVTTVTTIADTIMSNHETAATVAQTILQTEKTAEQIEDERAAAEDRAELPDFTAMAAQQRGRKPEIVQVIAPYQATSSEQLDLQKGQLIMIRKKTDSGWWEGELQARGKKRQIGWFPASYVKPLTSSSNRSTPVSHGYQDSPTDPNVERVMALYPYQAQNEDELSFEKGDVITVIAKDEQQWWKGELNGVSGVFPSNYVSPMSNEMTTDLLMAGLDPMERKRQGYILELISTEQAYIEDMRLVHEVFEKPLIESLVLSMDEVDKIFVNWRDIIACNDNFLRTLRIRRDNSEGGIVRMIGDILCENIPRMSAYIRFCSCQISAALYLQRLTETVPEFVKVAHTCQQDPRTKGMPLSSFLIKPMQRITKYPLIINKILEHTPVTHPDRQYLQEALAKAEEFCTQVNEGVREKENSDRLEWLQTHVACDGLEEQLIFNSLTNSLGPRKLLHFGILHKAKSGKELVGFLTNDFLLFAQPTVTKKFFSSGQQFSFERNEHQKFKMYRKPIFLNELSLLGDSDTNGNLNLSFGETADNSTKILRLRDQKKPIILLAPSPSECSLWVRRITEARKIFMENEKTRLQRQRSKQAQFGACGRILVTVFEGFNLKTIPGKCNTFCKVSMGSQEERTGVVSGTDCPLWDASMQFQVKDLLEDTLCITVFDKGYYSPDEFLGRAEIRVADIMRDSRDSCGPIQKRIRLHEVEKGTVVLKLDLRLFGNR, from the exons ATGGCCACCCCTCAAACTCCAG GTATGGATCCTTGGGTAATTCAACCCAGGGAACGTGCGAGATACAGAGAGCAATTTGATTCTCTGAAACCAATCAATGGCGTTGTTACTGGGGAGCAAGCGAAAGAATTTTTACTTAAATCTCAACTTCCACCTGTCATTCTTGGACAAATATG GGCTTTATCGGATACAGATGCAGATGGAAAGATGGACATAAATGAATTTAGTATTGCATGTAAACTAATCAATTTAAAGTTACGTGGTTTCGAGATTCCTAAAGCTTTGCCACCGACTTTAGTGCAGAGTTTAAAGTCACTTTCTGCCA GCGATAGTAATCTTACAAGCTTAACAAACGGAGCTGCAAATACTCAACCTCAGAGTAATGTTGCTTCCTTAGTAAATTTATCTGGTTCGTCACCAGTTCCAGTGCAACCTTTAATTGGTGGAATGCCTATGACTGGATCTGTTCCACGTCCTCTTATAGGTCCTCCACCTGCAAATGGACCACTACCAGGACATGCTATTAGACCTGTTTCACCAATGACTTTACCAG CATCACGACAAAGTAGACAGAATGTGGCTGCCACTACACATGCCACAACTCACACAGCATCAAAGCCACCCGCTCGACCTGCACCACCCTCTGTGG GAATCGTGCCTTCTACAAGTACTACCACTACCACTACCATTACCACTACTCCTAGTGGTGGTCCTCCTCAAAGACCTGCACCACCCACAAGTATTG GAGCAAATTTTTCACCGGCAACCAGTGGTCCACCGCCAAAACCAGCACCGCCTTCTTTTCCCAATAGTCCTGTTGCTGCTGGAATTTCACCAGTGAAAGTTGCACCTGTTTCTGCCACGGCTGTTCCTTCAGTTCAGCCTGTTCAACCAATGACTACATCTGCCATAG ATATACTTGATCTTGAGTTTTCAG GTATGTCTGTGGTAGCACCAATTGTACCATTAAATACAAATCCAACGCCAATTGCTGCGTTTGGTATGGGACAAACAATGCCTATGCAACCATTGTGTACTGGTATGGTTGCTTCGGTAACAGGTGCTTCTACTATGGTACCATCTATTGCACCTATGCCTGCTG GAACTGGGGCAGTATCAACTCCACCAGTAGTAGGTTTACCTTTAGTGTCAGCAACTGCAACAAGTGGTGCTTTAGTAAATGGCGTGATTGCTCAAACACCTGTATCCACAAGCACGCCGTTAAGTACAACAGCGCGTCCACCAAGTATAGATAGGGTGGGCTCGGTTGATTCGCAACATAGTCAGCATTCAGTAGGTTCTCCACAATCTGTAGAATGGGCTGTGCCTCATCAGACAAAATTGAAATATACTCAATTGTTCAATACCTGGGATAGGACACGGTCCGGGTTTCTGTCCGGTCCCCAGGCTAGAAATATTATGGTGCAGTCACAGTTACCACAACAAGTATTGGCTCAGATATG GGCGTTAGCGGATTTGGATTCCGATGGTCGTTTGAGCTGTGACGAATTTGTATTGGCGATGCATTTATGTGACATAGCTAAAACTGGCGAGAAGATACCTACTGCGCTTCCAATTGAACTTATTCCACCAGCTTTCAGACGTCAACGACAGAGTAGTTTAACGCTTTCTCAAACTGGTACGGAAAATGTAGATCCATCAGCTGGTATGCCTCAG ACTTCCTTTGAAGACAAGCGTAAAGAGAACTTTGAAAAGGGGCAAGCGGAATTGGAGCGGAGACGCAAGGCTTTATTAGAAATTCAACGTAAGGAGCAAGAAGAACGTGAacgaaaagaaagagaagaggCGGAGAAACAAGAAAAAATTAG GTTGGAGCAAGAAAGACGCAGACAAGCAGAAATTGAGAAACAAATACAAAGGCAAAAAGAGATTGAACAGGAGAAAGAAGAACAACGAAAGCGCGTTCAGGAACAAAGAGAAGCGGCACGAAA AGAAATGGAAAGGCAACGGCAATTAGAATGGGAAAAACAAAAGTCAAAGGAACTTCAGGCTCAGAGGCAAAAGGAACAGGATATTTTACTTAAATTAAAAGCAAGAAATCAAACATTAACGATTGAATTAGGAACTCTT AACGACAAGGTGAAGGAATTATCACAAAAAATTTGTGACACTCGAGTGGGTGTATCTGGAGTAAAAACAACGATTGATGGAATGCGATCTACGCGTGATGCACAATTACAAGAAATGGCTGCGTTAAAGAACAAACTTCGAGAACAAAACCAAAGATTACTGGCGTTGAGCCAAGAAAAAGCTCGCATCGAAGCAAAGAATAAGCTAAATACAGCTATGGAATCAGCTGGCCAAGAAGCTATAAAAATGGCGTTCGATAATAAGCAAATTACATTGAAACAAATGAAGGATAAAATTGCTGATTTACAACAACAG ATTGATGCTAAGATGGCTGATATAGAAAACAATAATGGTCAACTCCAAGATATTAAAACTCAGATGGAAAATTTAGTGACCGATTGCAAGAATCTTTATGTGACCTTCGAGGATAAAAAATTAAAGGTCTTGGAACTTCGAGCAAGTGGTGGTACTGTTGCTGGTACAGATTACACTTCTGCATGGGGCGACAGTGCGTGGAATGAGGCTCCAGCAACGATTAACGAGTCTGCTTGGCCTGTCAGTGATACTACCACAGCTAACGCTGTAGAAGAAACCACTCCGGGAGTCATGAAATACAGAGCCTTATATGAATTTGTAGCTAGAAatcaagatgagatatcgtTTCAACCAGGCGATATTATCTTG GTACCACCCGTCCAAAACGCAGAACCAGGATGGATGGCTGGCGAAATTCGCGGTCACACTGGTTGGTTCCCCGAATCTTATGTAGAACCAGTGGATGTTGGAAACGCGAATGATAATGCTTTTATACAACAGGACAGCGTGGAGAAGAGAAC GGGAATTGCTGAGGTTCCTGAAAATGTATCTGACGCAGGATCGCTGGGTGATGAACCGCCTCCTGTCGTACCTATCGTACCCACCCTTGGGTTAGGTGTAACTTGTGATTTACAAGTAACAACTTTGTACCATTATCGTCCTACGATGGAGCAACACCTTCCTTTCGAAAAGGGTGATATTATTAAAGTCGATGAGCAACAA GGTGATTGGTGGTACGGCACGTCCACCAATGGAGCCAAGGGTTGGTTTCCCAAATCTTATGTAAAAGAAATTACTGCCAATCAAACCGCAATTGTCGATGGTCTCAACGAATACTATGTAGCTTTGTATCCGTATACCTCTGCCGAAGCTGGAGACTTAACTTTTAATCAAGGCGAAGTTATATTAGTCACGAAGAAGGAGGGCGATTGGTGGACGGGTACTATAGGAGATAGGAACGGAATTTTCCCTGCCAATTATGTAGAGAAATGTGATGGTCCAGATCAG GGTATCTCTGTAACTACTAACGAGCCTGAAACAGTCACAACTGTTACAACGATTGCGGATACAATCATGAGTAATCATGAAACAGCTGCCACAGTTGCCCAGACTATCTTG CAAACAGAGAAAACTGCTGAACAGATCGAAGATGAAAGAGCAGCCGCGGAGGATAGAGCAGAATTGCCAGATTTTACCGCAATGGCTGCCCAGCAG AGAGGTAGAAAACCTGAAATCGTACAAGTTATCGCACCTTATCAAGCCACTAGTTCTGAGCAACTAGATTTACAAAAGGGTCAATTGATAATGATACGCAAGAAAACGGACAGTGGATGGTGGGAAGGAGAGTTACAG GCACGTGGTAAAAAAAGGCAAATCGGTTGGTTCCCAGCGTCTTATGTTAAACCTTTAACTAGTAGTAGCAACCGAAGTACACCTGTTTCTCATGGATATCAAGACTCTCCGACAGATCCAAATGTTG AGCGCGTTATGGCATTATATCCGTATCAAGCCCAGAACGAGGATGAATTAAGCTTCGAAAAAGGTGACGTTATAACGGTAATCGCAAAAGACGAACAACAGTGGTGGAAAGGCGAATTAAATGGAGTGTCAGGCGTTTTCCCCAGTAATTATGTATCTCCCATGT CTAATGAGATGACAACTGATTTACTGATGGCTGGATTGGATCCTATGGAAAGGAAACGGCAAGGATACATCTTAGAGCTTATTTCAACTGAACAAGCATACATAGAAGATATGAGACTTGTTCATGAG GTATTCGAGAAGCCTCTTATTGAAAGTCTAGTATTATCCATGGACGAAGTGgacaaaatatttgttaattGGAGAGATATTATTGCGTGCAACGACAATTTTTTAAG AACATTACGAATACGACGAGATAATAGCGAGGGAGGAATTGTAAGAATGATCGGAGATATCCTATGTGAAAAT ATACCTAGAATGTCAGCGTACATAAGATTCTGCAGCTGCCAGATATCCGCCGCTCTTTACCTTCAGCGTTTAACCGAGACTGTACCTGAATTTGTTAAAGTTGCTCATACTTGTCAACAAGATCCACGCACGAAAGGGATGCCTTTGAGCTCTTTCCTGATAAAACCAATGCAAAGGATAACGAAGTATCCTCTTATTATTAACAAA ATTTTAGAACATACTCCGGTTACTCATCCGGACAGACAAtatcttcaagaagcattggctAAAGCTGAAGAATTTTGTACTCAG GTAAATGAAGGagttagagagaaagagaatagcGATAGATTAGAATGGCTACAAACACATGTAGCTTGTGATGGTCTTGAGGAACAACTTATCTTTAATTCTTTAACCAATTCTTTAGGTCCACGAAAGCTTCTTCATTTTGGTATACTTCATAAG GCGAAAAGCGGAAAGGAACTTGTTGGTTTTCTTACGAACGATTTTTTATTGTTCGCCCAACCAACGGTTACCAAGAAGTTTTTTTCCAGCGGACAACAATTTTCATTTGAGAGAAACGAACACCAGAAGTTCAAGATGTATAGAAAG CCGATATTCTTAAACGAATTGTCTCTCTTAGGAGATTCAGATACAAATGGAAATCTTAATTTAAGTTTTGGCGAGACTGCAGATAATTCAACTAAAATACTCAGGCTAAGAGACCAAAAAAAACCGATTATACTTTTAGCACCTTCTCCAAGTGAATGTTCGCTGTGGGTCAGGAGAATTACGGAAGCAAGAAAAATATTCATGGAGAATGAGAAAACGCGTTTGCAGAGACAAAGATCAA AACAGGCGCAGTTTGGGGCGTGTGGCAGAATTCTTGTTACAGTGTTTGAAGGTTTCAATTTAAAAACGATACCTG GAAAATGCAATACGTTTTGTAAAGTGAGTATGGGCTCACAAGAAGAGAGAACAGGTGTCGTGTCAGGAACAGATTGTCCTCTGTGGGATGCATCGATGCAGTTCCAAGTAAAGGATCTACTTGAGGATACGTTATGCATTACGGTCTTTGATAAAGGCTACTACAGTCCGGATG AATTTCTGGGTCGAGCAGAAATAAGGGTCGCCGACATAATGAGAGATAGTAGAGATTCGTGTGGACCAATACAGAAACGTATTCGACTGCACGAAGTCGAGAAAGGCACTGTTGTGCTGAAATTGGATTTACGGCTGTTTGGTAATCGGTAG